A window from Centropristis striata isolate RG_2023a ecotype Rhode Island chromosome 2, C.striata_1.0, whole genome shotgun sequence encodes these proteins:
- the onecut1 gene encoding hepatocyte nuclear factor 6 isoform X1 gives MNAQLSMENIGDLHGVSHESVAGHGELLSGHSPHARPSPRGLSHRAMGMATLLDSGDYHPGHHGHLHPAISMCEAPPGMSASSTYTTLTPLQPLPPISTVSDKFPPHHHHHHHHPHHPHHHPHQRIPGNVSGSFTLMREDRSLAPMNSLYPAYHHKDPCMGQSLSPLSGSGLASIHTSQAGIPPYAHPGAAMPGEKMLTPSGFEAHHPAMLGRHTEQHMSSSPGMVQINGLHHHPHAHLGAQGHGQGLGNSREQASGPGQQGGGGGGGGVSGGQMEEVNTKEVAQRITTELKRYSIPQAIFAQRVLCRSQGTLSDLLRNPKPWSKLKSGRETFRRMWKWLQEPEFQRMSALRLAGERSLACKRKEQDHGRSERGSVSKKPRLVFTDVQRRTLHAIFKENKRPSKELQITIAQQLGLELATVSNFFMNARRRSLDKWVDDGSGHPINSGPCTKA, from the exons ATGAACGCCCAGCTGTCGATGGAGAATATTGGCGACCTGCACGGAGTGAGCCATGAGTCCGTGGCCGGTCACGGGGAGCTGCTGAGTGGCCACAGTCCGCATGCCCGTCCGAGCCCCCGGGGTCTCAGCCACCGCGCTATGGGCATGGCGACCCTGCTGGACAGCGGAGACTATCACCCCGGACACCACGGACACCTGCACCCGGCCATCAGCATGTGCGAAGCCCCCCCTGGCATGAGTGCAAGCAGCACTTACACCACCCTAACCCCCCTGCAGCCCTTACCCCCCATCTCCACCGTGTCCGACAAGTTTCCTCcccatcatcaccaccaccaccaccatccccATCATCCGCACCACCATCCGCACCAGAGGATCCCCGGGAATGTTAGCGGCAGCTTTACGTTGATGCGCGAGGACCGGAGTCTGGCGCCTATGAACAGTCTGTATCCCGCATATCATCACAAGGATCCCTGCATGGGCCAGAGCCTGTCCCCGCTGTCTGGTTCCGGTCTGGCCAGCATACACACGTCCCAGGCCGGCATCCCTCCCTACGCTCACCCCGGTGCCGCCATGCCCGGAGAGAAGATGCTCACCCCCAGCGGGTTCGAGGCTCACCACCCGGCCATGCTCGGCAGACACACAGAGCAGCACATGAGCTCGTCGCCGGGCATGGTACAAATCAACGGCCTCCACCACCACCCGCACGCCCACCTTGGCGCACAGGGGCACGGCCAGGGGCTGGGGAACAGCCGGGAGCAGGCCTCCGGGCCCGGGCAGCAAGGGGGCGGCGGTGGAGGGGGTGGTGTTTCTGGGGGCCAGATGGAGGAGGTGAATACCAAAGAGGTGGCGCAGAGGATCACCACGGAGCTGAAGCGCTACAGCATCCCTCAGGCCATCTTTGCCCAGCGGGTCCTGTGCAGGTCCCAAGGGACCCTGTCCgacctgctgagaaaccccaaACCCTGGTCCAAACTCAAGTCCGGTAGAGAGACCTTCCGCCGCATGTGGAAATGGCTGCAGGAGCCTGAGTTCCAACGCATGAGTGCGCTCAGGCTCGCAGGTGAGCGAAGCCTCG CATGTAAGCGTAAGGAACAAGACCACGGCAGAAGTGAGCGGGGGAGCGTCTCCAAGAAGCCCCGGCTGGTGTTCACAGATGTGCAGCGGCGGACGCTCCACGCCATCTTCAAGGAGAACAAGCGTCCATCCAAAGAGCTGCAGATCACCATTGCCCAGCAGCTGGGCCTGGAGCTGGCCACGGTCAGCAACTTCTTTATGAACGCACGCCGCCGGAGCCTAGACAAGTGGGTGGACGACGGCTCCGGACACCCGATCAACTCTGGCCCCTGCACCAAAGCCTGA
- the onecut1 gene encoding hepatocyte nuclear factor 6 isoform X2: MNAQLSMENIGDLHGVSHESVAGHGELLSGHSPHARPSPRGLSHRAMGMATLLDSGDYHPGHHGHLHPAISMCEAPPGMSASSTYTTLTPLQPLPPISTVSDKFPPHHHHHHHHPHHPHHHPHQRIPGNVSGSFTLMREDRSLAPMNSLYPAYHHKDPCMGQSLSPLSGSGLASIHTSQAGIPPYAHPGAAMPGEKMLTPSGFEAHHPAMLGRHTEQHMSSSPGMVQINGLHHHPHAHLGAQGHGQGLGNSREQASGPGQQGGGGGGGGVSGGQMEEVNTKEVAQRITTELKRYSIPQAIFAQRVLCRSQGTLSDLLRNPKPWSKLKSGRETFRRMWKWLQEPEFQRMSALRLAACKRKEQDHGRSERGSVSKKPRLVFTDVQRRTLHAIFKENKRPSKELQITIAQQLGLELATVSNFFMNARRRSLDKWVDDGSGHPINSGPCTKA; encoded by the exons ATGAACGCCCAGCTGTCGATGGAGAATATTGGCGACCTGCACGGAGTGAGCCATGAGTCCGTGGCCGGTCACGGGGAGCTGCTGAGTGGCCACAGTCCGCATGCCCGTCCGAGCCCCCGGGGTCTCAGCCACCGCGCTATGGGCATGGCGACCCTGCTGGACAGCGGAGACTATCACCCCGGACACCACGGACACCTGCACCCGGCCATCAGCATGTGCGAAGCCCCCCCTGGCATGAGTGCAAGCAGCACTTACACCACCCTAACCCCCCTGCAGCCCTTACCCCCCATCTCCACCGTGTCCGACAAGTTTCCTCcccatcatcaccaccaccaccaccatccccATCATCCGCACCACCATCCGCACCAGAGGATCCCCGGGAATGTTAGCGGCAGCTTTACGTTGATGCGCGAGGACCGGAGTCTGGCGCCTATGAACAGTCTGTATCCCGCATATCATCACAAGGATCCCTGCATGGGCCAGAGCCTGTCCCCGCTGTCTGGTTCCGGTCTGGCCAGCATACACACGTCCCAGGCCGGCATCCCTCCCTACGCTCACCCCGGTGCCGCCATGCCCGGAGAGAAGATGCTCACCCCCAGCGGGTTCGAGGCTCACCACCCGGCCATGCTCGGCAGACACACAGAGCAGCACATGAGCTCGTCGCCGGGCATGGTACAAATCAACGGCCTCCACCACCACCCGCACGCCCACCTTGGCGCACAGGGGCACGGCCAGGGGCTGGGGAACAGCCGGGAGCAGGCCTCCGGGCCCGGGCAGCAAGGGGGCGGCGGTGGAGGGGGTGGTGTTTCTGGGGGCCAGATGGAGGAGGTGAATACCAAAGAGGTGGCGCAGAGGATCACCACGGAGCTGAAGCGCTACAGCATCCCTCAGGCCATCTTTGCCCAGCGGGTCCTGTGCAGGTCCCAAGGGACCCTGTCCgacctgctgagaaaccccaaACCCTGGTCCAAACTCAAGTCCGGTAGAGAGACCTTCCGCCGCATGTGGAAATGGCTGCAGGAGCCTGAGTTCCAACGCATGAGTGCGCTCAGGCTCGCAG CATGTAAGCGTAAGGAACAAGACCACGGCAGAAGTGAGCGGGGGAGCGTCTCCAAGAAGCCCCGGCTGGTGTTCACAGATGTGCAGCGGCGGACGCTCCACGCCATCTTCAAGGAGAACAAGCGTCCATCCAAAGAGCTGCAGATCACCATTGCCCAGCAGCTGGGCCTGGAGCTGGCCACGGTCAGCAACTTCTTTATGAACGCACGCCGCCGGAGCCTAGACAAGTGGGTGGACGACGGCTCCGGACACCCGATCAACTCTGGCCCCTGCACCAAAGCCTGA